A stretch of Triticum aestivum cultivar Chinese Spring chromosome 1D, IWGSC CS RefSeq v2.1, whole genome shotgun sequence DNA encodes these proteins:
- the LOC123162309 gene encoding G-type lectin S-receptor-like serine/threonine-protein kinase At2g19130: protein MFSMPPLYILSLGLLLFHTTLWPSFFVAANNDTLMAGQVLAVGGRIASRNAKFALGFFQFQPASTISKSSYNTTSPIPSLWYLGIWFNKIPVCTYVWVANRDQPIADPIINQTRFKISSDGNLVIVNHAANNESIVWSTRVVNNRTHLSRNNTSTTVLLNSGNLALKESPSSDLPVWQSFDYPTDVILPGAKFGRNKVTGFSHQAISMKSLIDPGPGSYSYELEQTKGLVLKRLNPLVEYWLYASSTKSSFNLVPMLKAVLDMDPRTKGLMNPTYVNNDQEEYYMYTSLDESSSFFILLDISGQIKLNLWSQDNQSWQTIYAIPDDPCIPPATCGPYTKSNANVVVLNWNIRYQISLGVARGLCYLHQGCPFVGRDFSRILTSFRGTVGYLAPEWLTGVAITPKVDVYGFGMVLLEIISGRRNSSPETSYDTSSSNSNQNIEYFPVQAISKLHDGDLKSLVDPRLHGGINLEEAERVCKVACWCIQDNELDRPTMGEVVRVLEGLQEIDVPPIPRLLAAIAE, encoded by the exons atgTTCTCCATGCCTCCGCTCTACATATTATCACTCGGGCTTCTCCTCTTCCACACTACTCTTTGGCCATCCTTCTTTGTAGCTGCAAACAATGATACTCTCATGGCAGGCCAAGTGCTCGCCGTTGGGGGCAGGATCGCCTCAAGAAATGCCAAGTTCGCGCTTGGCTTTTTTCAGTTCCAGCCAGCAAGCACCATCAGTAAGTCGTCCTACAACACCACATCTCCAATCCCAAGCTTGTGGTACCTTGGCATATGGTTCAATAAGATCCCGGTTTGCACTTATGTATGGGTTGCTAATAGGGATCAGCCCATCGCTGACCCCATCATCAACCAAACACGGTTCAAGATATCAAGTGATGGCAATCTTGTCATTGTAAACCATGCTGCCAACAATGAATCCATTGTTTGGTCCACCCGCGTCGTAAATAATAGGACACACCTCAGCAGAAACAACACTAGTACCACCGTTCTCTTGAACAGCGGAAACCTTGCCCTCAAAGAGAGCCCGTCATCTGACCTACCGGTGTGGCAGAGCTTCGACTACCCAACAGATGTTATACTTCCTGGTGCAAAGTTTGGCCGGAACAAGGTCACTGGTTTCAGTCACCAGGCCATCTCAATGAAGAGCCTCATTGATCCGGGACCTGGCTCATACAGCTATGAACTAGAACAGACCAAGGGGCTCGTCCTTAAGCGTCTCAATCCCTTGGTAGAATATTGGCTTTATGCATCCTCCACAAAATCATCATTCAATCTTGTACCAATGCTCAAGGCAGTGCTAGATATGGATCCACGCACCAAAGGCTTGATGAACCCAACATATGTCAATAACGACCAAGAGGAGTACTACATGTACACTTCACTTGATGAGTCATCTTCCTTTTTTATCTTACTAGATATCTCTGGTCAAATAAAGCTTAATCTTTGGTCACAAGATAATCAATCTTGGCAAACCATATATGCCATACCCGACGATCCCTGCATTCCTCCTGCTACTTGTGGACCTTACACG AAGAGCAATGCAAATGTTGTTGTCCTGAATTGGAACATCAGATATCAGATATCCCTAGGAGTTGCTAGAGGATTGTGCTACCTGCATCAGGGTTGTC CGTTTGTGGGAAGGGATTTCAGCCGAATTCTGACTTCATTCAGAGGAACTGTGGGTTATCTTGCCCCAGAGTGGCTTACTGGAGTGGCTATCACACCGAAAGTTGACGTTTACGGCTTCGGCATGGTGCTATTGGAAATCATATCAGGAAGGAGGAATTCTTCACCTGAAACATCATACGACACTAGCAGCAGCAACAGTAACCAGAATATTGAATACTTCCCTGTGCAAGCCATCAGCAAGCTTCACGATGGAGATTTGAAGAGTTTGGTGGATCCACGGTTACATGGTGGCATCAACTTGGAAGAGGCTGAAAGGGTTTGCAAAGTTGCATGTTGGTGCATCCAAGATAATGAGCTGGATCGGCCGACCATGGGTGAAGTAGTCCGGGTTCTCGAGGGTCTACAGGAGATTGATGTGCCCCCAATACCAAGACTGCTTGCAGCTATAGCGGAATAA